The following is a genomic window from Nitrospira sp..
GTAGAGAAGGCCCCGTCCCTTGCGGTTCCCGCCCAGGTCGTATCGATAACGGATGTCGCAGTCGAGGCGACGCCTGTGCGCCAAGAGATTCTTGGGCTCTTTGCGCTCGAGGCCCGTGAATGGTTGAACCAAATTCAGACGGCACTCGAGCGCCTGGATACGACGAGCGAGCAACCGCGTCGTGCGAGACTGGCCACGATTCTGTGGCAAAGCGTGAGCAACCTCGCTCGATCCGCTGCGACCGTCGGTCTGAGCGAGGTGGAGGAGACGGCGACCACGTTGCTTCCGTTCCTCCAAGCGGCCGGCAAGTATGAGCGAGTCGTGGCGGCTCATCATGTGGCTTCGCTTCGAGAAGGTCTGCTGCGAATCGCCACGATGATACAGGACCTGGAACAGGTTGAAGCGGTTCGGAGCGAAGCCGTCGGCGCCGATGCATCCGAGCAGATTCGCCATGACGAGTCACCTCAGTCGACCGGTGCGAAAGTGAAACCGAGTTGGGAATGCCCACGGCCGGACGCAGGTCCAAGCCTCTTGCCCTCCACTCCCATCCTCGATGCCTTGCGACAATTGCATGTGGCCAGAGGGCGGTCTCTCCAGCCGGTACGCGATGAGTTGGAAACGGTCATTCAACGGTCCGAGCATGAGATGGAACAGTGCGGAAAGACGGTCGATGCGCAGACCGTCGGTCGTATCCTGAAAGACCTGGATGAGCTGGACGAACAGTTTCTGGGGCAGATGCAGGCTCATGTTCCGGCCTTGATCGCTACCCTCGGGGACATCGGCCGTACGAGCGAAGAGCGAGCATTCTCACCTCAAGCCATGGAACCGGTCTTCGCGGCGATCGACCGGCTCTATGACGCGGCGGATCGCGTCTCAGCTTCGAACATCACCCTGTTTTTGCATGGCTTGCGCACATTCCTTCGAGTCACTGCCCAGCACAAACCAGCCGCCGTCCGTGAACGGTTGGCAGCAGTGGAGGAACGGTTGATGGCGCTGGTTCTCCTGGCTCAACAGTGGGTCGATATCGGTCGCGTGGAACGGGCGGCGATTTTCGAGATCCTGCCTCTGGCGTAACGATCCTCGATTGCTTGCCGGCACTACCTTGGTGGACATCCTGCCCCTGAGTTATTCTCGGCGCACAAAGTCGTACAGTCACCTATCTCGCTGAGAAATCACGATTCACTCCGCCTAATCCTTGAGCAGATCGCGTGAATGCACATGCAGCCCATTGGTTGGTTGGCTATCCACATGGTTGCACACAGACGGTCCACAGTTCTTGTGGACAGGTGGTTGTGACGAGGTTTCGGCACGGACACTATCCTGCAGATCGATCGCGGCAGACCGCATAACAATCGGCTGAAAACGTTCACAGGAGCGGATTCGCTGGGAATCGACTGCGACATCACGCGGCCGATGCGGCCGTTTGTTGCAGGTGGCTCTCTCCAACGAGGCGGCTATCCCCAACAACGGTGACCGTACAAGAATGGACGGCGCGGCAACATAGCACGTCGCCGGTCGC
Proteins encoded in this region:
- a CDS encoding Metal-dependent phosphohydrolase, with product MGGTEQHLYRHIEASLLEVTAAVQRQEQVDLAEVTHLAGTIVDAVQENDQLVVEALSSPVGPPLVTNLINVGILCTKVGIGLGYYGEELRRLALAGLLHDIGIFAVPQQLLTKSGRLTSDERALVEQHPRLGSDVIGHLGADYAWLADVVLQAHERGMGQGYPNRLKGREINELAQIIGLVDIFDALVSPRPYRRRMLPHEAVRELLNTERTAFPREIMKALVEQLSVYPLGTKVRLSSGEEGVVVRITPRYPSRPVIRVVGEQEESGAEAPRCLDLSLLPHVWVVETVDPPALERVTFSSSPPPAEPAGSSADTSDRFAALLESLDAIASVIQTAVEKAPSLAVPAQVVSITDVAVEATPVRQEILGLFALEAREWLNQIQTALERLDTTSEQPRRARLATILWQSVSNLARSAATVGLSEVEETATTLLPFLQAAGKYERVVAAHHVASLREGLLRIATMIQDLEQVEAVRSEAVGADASEQIRHDESPQSTGAKVKPSWECPRPDAGPSLLPSTPILDALRQLHVARGRSLQPVRDELETVIQRSEHEMEQCGKTVDAQTVGRILKDLDELDEQFLGQMQAHVPALIATLGDIGRTSEERAFSPQAMEPVFAAIDRLYDAADRVSASNITLFLHGLRTFLRVTAQHKPAAVRERLAAVEERLMALVLLAQQWVDIGRVERAAIFEILPLA